GGACATGCGGCGGTTGTCGAGTCCCATCAGGCGGGGCGTCGGGGTAAGCCGCGCCGCCGGCTCGGGGAAGATTTCGCGGCCGAAGACGGAGTGGAAGCGCCGCACGATCTCGCGCGTGAGCTCCAGGTGCGGAAGCTGGTCCTCGCCGACGGGCACCACCTCTCCCTTGTAGAGGAGGATGTCGGCCGCCTGGAGCACGGGGTAGCCGAGAAACGCGTAGTTGTCCACGCCCTTCTCGGCGAGCTGCTGCTGGGCTTCCTTGTAGGTGGGCACGCGCTCCAGCCATCCGAGGGGCGTCACGCACGAAAGGATGAGATGGAGCTCGGCGTGCTCGGGGACGTCCGACTGCACGAAGAGGGTGGACTTTTCCGGATCCACGCCGCAGGCGATCCAGTCGGCCACGTTGTCGCGGATGTTCCGGCGGATGGCCGAGGAGTTCTTCCACTCGCTCGTGAGGGCGTGCCAGTCGGCGACCATGAAGAAGCAGTCGTACTCGTCCTGGAGGGCGATCCAGTTGACGAGGACCCCCCAGTAGTGCCCCAGGTGGAGGCGGCCCGTAGGTCTCATGCCCGACAGAATTCGTTTCTTCATGGCTTGAAGATGGGGGTGAAAAACTCACTTACGATTTCGTGGGCGTGGACGGGTCCGAAGAGTCCGGCCAGAAGCCCGATCAGGCCGCGCAACACGGGCGCCAGCG
The window above is part of the Planctomycetota bacterium genome. Proteins encoded here:
- the trpS gene encoding tryptophan--tRNA ligase, whose translation is MKKRILSGMRPTGRLHLGHYWGVLVNWIALQDEYDCFFMVADWHALTSEWKNSSAIRRNIRDNVADWIACGVDPEKSTLFVQSDVPEHAELHLILSCVTPLGWLERVPTYKEAQQQLAEKGVDNYAFLGYPVLQAADILLYKGEVVPVGEDQLPHLELTREIVRRFHSVFGREIFPEPAARLTPTPRLMGLDNRRMSKSYANTIDLSEDLPSVERKVKGMFTDPNRKRRTDPGNPQACNVWAFHGMLSPRERHAEIETQCRAATIGCVECKGELAARMVEWLRPIQERRRELLADPRRIDEILARGAERARAVAARTMKEVRETVFGGR